A window of Oscillospiraceae bacterium contains these coding sequences:
- the hypE gene encoding hydrogenase expression/formation protein HypE: protein MQDKITLAHGSGGQACRELVEEIFLPAFSNNMLNPLTDSAVCEAGEKIAFTTDSFVIKPLFFPGGDIGRLSICGTVNDLAVSGAVPKYISVGMILEAGFETDVLRRIIASMAETAKEAGVSIVTGDTKVVEGGSADGIFINTAGVGIFSKNRPPLAQKAMPGDKILISGNMASHGMAVMAAREKMEFSPPILSDAAPLAALADGVLQKGFEIHAMRDPTRGGVAATLCEWVYDGIDIAIYDECLPVRSDVSAACRMLGLEPLLIANEGIMLLSVPERFALQTLTALRSTKIGKDAAIIGEVKEVKEVKEGKKGGNVYAVTPWGTSRKIILPRGGLLPRIC, encoded by the coding sequence ATGCAGGACAAGATCACGCTTGCCCACGGGTCGGGCGGACAGGCCTGCCGCGAACTGGTCGAAGAAATATTTCTGCCGGCTTTTTCAAACAATATGCTCAATCCCCTGACCGATTCGGCGGTCTGCGAGGCGGGCGAAAAAATCGCGTTCACCACCGACAGTTTTGTGATCAAACCGCTGTTTTTCCCCGGCGGCGACATCGGGCGGCTCAGTATCTGCGGCACGGTCAACGATCTTGCGGTCAGCGGCGCGGTACCCAAATATATCTCGGTCGGAATGATCCTCGAAGCGGGCTTTGAGACGGATGTGTTACGCCGCATTATCGCCTCGATGGCCGAGACCGCAAAAGAAGCGGGCGTTTCGATAGTGACCGGAGACACCAAAGTGGTCGAGGGCGGCAGCGCAGACGGGATTTTCATCAACACGGCCGGGGTCGGCATATTTTCAAAAAACAGGCCTCCGCTTGCGCAAAAAGCGATGCCGGGCGATAAAATTCTCATCAGCGGGAACATGGCTTCGCACGGCATGGCGGTCATGGCCGCGCGCGAAAAGATGGAATTTTCTCCGCCGATTCTAAGCGACGCCGCCCCTCTTGCGGCACTCGCGGACGGCGTTTTGCAAAAAGGATTTGAGATCCACGCGATGCGCGACCCGACGCGCGGCGGCGTCGCGGCGACTCTTTGCGAATGGGTTTATGACGGGATTGATATTGCGATATACGATGAATGCCTGCCGGTGCGCAGCGACGTCTCGGCGGCCTGCCGGATGCTCGGGCTGGAGCCGTTGTTGATCGCGAACGAGGGGATTATGCTGCTGTCCGTGCCCGAACGATTTGCCCTTCAAACGCTTACAGCGCTGCGTTCAACTAAAATCGGAAAAGACGCTGCAATCATCGGAGAAGTCAAAGAAGTCAAAGAAGTCAAAGAAGGCAAAAAAGGGGGAAATGTCTATGCGGTCACACCCTGGGGGACAAGCCGGAAAATCATTTTGCCGAGAGGCGGACTGCTCCCCAGAATTTGCTGA
- the hypD gene encoding hydrogenase formation protein HypD has product MKHDIIELKNGIEKLAADLGPIQIMEVCGTHTFAVRRYGIGQLLPKNIRLVSGPGCPVCVTAQKDIAAALSIANEDDAIFTCFGDMLRVPCGDKSLYSLYESGKDVRMVTSPMDALAIAQRNPEKRVVYFGIGFETTAPLTAALIEAADNLKIDNLSVLSAHKTMPTAIRQLLKGGSKIDALLCPGHVAAITGADVFSFVADELGLPAAVSGFEPREIMTALFCIVSMLRNGEKNCVNAYPGAVTAGGNKNALSLLDKVFEPCDALWRGLGEIKGSGLKIRARYQKFDAARQFEIRREEIPEAKGCICARVLCGKNVPTDCANFGKTCTPEKPLGACMVSSEGACAAYYRYGGDE; this is encoded by the coding sequence CACACGTTTGCCGTCCGCAGATACGGCATCGGCCAGCTGCTGCCGAAAAATATCCGGCTGGTGTCAGGCCCGGGCTGTCCCGTGTGCGTCACGGCGCAAAAAGATATCGCGGCAGCGCTTTCCATTGCGAATGAAGACGATGCGATTTTCACTTGCTTCGGGGACATGCTGCGGGTGCCCTGCGGCGACAAAAGTTTATATTCCCTCTATGAGAGCGGAAAAGACGTCCGGATGGTGACCTCACCCATGGACGCTTTGGCGATCGCGCAAAGAAACCCCGAAAAAAGGGTGGTCTATTTCGGGATCGGCTTTGAGACCACAGCGCCCCTTACCGCCGCGCTGATCGAGGCCGCGGACAACCTGAAGATCGACAATCTGAGTGTTTTGAGTGCCCACAAGACCATGCCGACGGCCATCCGGCAATTATTGAAAGGCGGGAGCAAAATTGACGCATTGCTCTGCCCGGGGCATGTGGCGGCGATCACGGGCGCGGACGTTTTTTCCTTTGTCGCGGACGAGCTCGGGCTGCCCGCCGCCGTCTCGGGATTTGAACCGCGGGAGATCATGACGGCGTTATTTTGTATCGTGAGTATGCTGCGAAACGGAGAAAAGAACTGCGTCAATGCCTATCCGGGAGCGGTTACGGCGGGGGGGAACAAGAACGCGCTTTCGCTTCTTGATAAAGTGTTCGAGCCCTGTGACGCGCTTTGGCGCGGTCTCGGTGAGATAAAAGGCAGCGGGCTGAAAATCAGAGCGCGTTATCAAAAATTCGACGCGGCGCGGCAGTTCGAAATCCGAAGGGAAGAGATTCCGGAGGCAAAGGGCTGCATCTGCGCCCGCGTGCTCTGCGGGAAGAACGTGCCGACCGATTGTGCGAATTTCGGGAAGACATGTACGCCGGAAAAGCCGCTCGGCGCGTGTATGGTGTCGTCTGAAGGCGCATGTGCGGCTTATTACAGATACGGAGGAGATGAATAA
- a CDS encoding NADH-quinone oxidoreductase subunit L — translation MEQIFLLLSIFIPLAGACFLPLLGKIGPKLRNGAALAFVAAAFACAALTLPGLLSGSPVSLHADLPLGMSFGFYADALAVFMAMTSSAVAFIIVLYSFGYIKHDENQNEYYFMVTLFIGAMMGLVFSTNLIFIYIFWEIAAICCWRLIGFYRGETEIRSANKAFLITVGGALVMLIGFVGIYGQTGTFDLAAMKGVSVPSWAVVLILFGILSKSATFPLHSWLPDAGVAPSPVTSLLHAAVLVKIGVYAYARLFVVTFDIDKAFTVAVPVIAAVSALISAGVAMRENNIKRVIAYSTISQLAFILAGLSAGNETGLIGGMLYILMHSVAKGGLFLCAGIVEHTTHTKDITKMGGLYKRMPLTALAFLFCAFSVMGIPPFGGFFAKYLVIGGIVSSGNIALAIAFILGAVMTVMYLMRLFFKVFLGPQTFPEVKEGSPVMVTSVVILASLSLLLGIFIGIPSGLAALIGR, via the coding sequence ATGGAACAGATTTTTCTCCTCTTAAGTATCTTCATACCGTTAGCCGGCGCCTGTTTTCTCCCGCTTTTGGGGAAGATCGGCCCGAAACTGCGCAACGGCGCCGCGCTTGCCTTTGTCGCCGCGGCTTTCGCCTGCGCGGCTCTCACCCTGCCGGGTCTGCTTTCCGGTTCTCCGGTCTCTCTGCACGCTGACCTGCCGCTCGGGATGAGTTTCGGTTTTTACGCGGACGCGCTTGCGGTCTTTATGGCAATGACATCCTCTGCCGTCGCTTTTATCATCGTGCTTTATTCCTTCGGATATATCAAGCATGATGAAAATCAAAACGAATATTATTTCATGGTGACCCTTTTTATCGGGGCGATGATGGGTCTCGTCTTTTCGACGAACTTGATTTTCATTTATATCTTCTGGGAGATCGCCGCGATCTGCTGCTGGCGGCTGATCGGCTTTTACCGGGGCGAGACCGAAATCCGCAGCGCCAACAAGGCGTTTCTGATCACCGTCGGCGGCGCTTTGGTCATGCTCATCGGGTTTGTCGGAATCTACGGGCAGACGGGTACTTTTGACCTTGCCGCGATGAAGGGCGTTTCGGTCCCATCGTGGGCGGTCGTGCTGATTCTGTTCGGAATTTTGTCCAAGTCGGCGACCTTCCCGCTGCACAGCTGGCTGCCGGACGCGGGCGTCGCGCCCTCTCCGGTCACTTCGCTGCTGCATGCCGCGGTGCTCGTCAAAATCGGCGTATACGCCTACGCGAGATTGTTCGTTGTGACGTTTGACATCGACAAGGCGTTTACCGTCGCGGTGCCGGTCATCGCCGCGGTCAGCGCGCTCATCAGCGCCGGAGTCGCGATGCGCGAAAACAACATCAAGCGCGTCATCGCCTATTCCACCATCAGCCAGCTCGCGTTCATCCTCGCCGGACTGTCTGCCGGAAACGAAACCGGCCTCATCGGCGGGATGCTGTATATTTTGATGCACAGCGTCGCCAAAGGCGGGCTTTTCCTCTGCGCGGGTATTGTGGAACACACGACGCATACGAAAGACATCACCAAAATGGGCGGGCTTTATAAACGCATGCCGCTCACGGCGCTCGCGTTCCTCTTCTGTGCCTTTTCGGTCATGGGAATTCCACCGTTCGGCGGGTTCTTCGCGAAATACCTCGTGATCGGCGGCATCGTCTCTTCGGGAAACATCGCGCTTGCGATCGCCTTCATCCTCGGCGCGGTGATGACCGTGATGTATCTGATGCGGCTCTTTTTCAAGGTCTTTTTGGGACCGCAGACCTTCCCGGAAGTCAAAGAGGGGTCTCCGGTCATGGTGACGTCGGTCGTGATTCTGGCTTCTCTTTCGCTCTTGCTCGGAATCTTCATCGGCATCCCCTCCGGGCTTGCTGCCTTGATCGGGAGGTAA